From one Oscillatoria sp. FACHB-1407 genomic stretch:
- the ppsA gene encoding phosphoenolpyruvate synthase: protein MNQDRKEKEFVLWFEQVGITDVPLVGGKNASLGEMIQQLTPKGVRVPTGFATTAYAFRYFMEKAGLKNRLHRLLADLDVENIQNLQERGRQARNMILNAPFPPELEQAIIQAYVQLSEQYGVAVETCELLDGEELEACLNRYGGVDVAVRSSATAEDLPDASFAGQQDTYLNINGINGVLEACRRCFASLFTDRAISYRTIKNFDHFEVALSVGVQKMVRSDLASAGVMFSIDTESGFKNAALITAAYGLGENVVQGVVNPDEYIVFKPTLQQGFRPILEKRLGSKEIKMVYDVSGGRSTTNIPVAKADQGKYALSDDEILQLAEWACIIENHYSDVQGTYSPMDIEWAKDGTTGDLFVVQARPETVHSQKTSNVLRTYRLSHASSASLAPILTGRAVGEMIGQGKVRIITDIRRLDEFQQGEVLVTTRTDPDWEPIMKRASAVITNQGGRTCHAAIIARELGIPAIVGCDHATEMLKDDQEVTVSCAEGEEGRVYSGLLPFEIQELQLDALPRTRTKVLMNVGNPDEAFRLAAIPNDGVGLARTEFIIANHIKVHPLALLHFKDLKDKAAKWEISQLASQYEELPEYFVDKLASGIGMLAAAFYPNPVVVRMSDLKSNEYANLIGGREFEPEEENPMMGWRGAARYYDPKYQAAFGLECRAFKRVREEMGLMNVIPMIPFCRTPAEGRKVLEEMAKHGLVRGENGLQVYVMCELPSNVELADRFSEVFDGFSIGSNDLTQLTLGLDRDSALVSHLFDERDEAVKRKLARVIATAKQFNRKIGICGQAPSDYPEFAEFLVEQGIDSISLNPDSVLKTLLAIAQTEAALERP from the coding sequence TTGAATCAAGATCGAAAGGAGAAAGAATTTGTCCTTTGGTTTGAACAAGTTGGAATTACTGATGTTCCCCTGGTTGGTGGAAAAAACGCCTCTCTGGGAGAAATGATCCAGCAACTTACTCCTAAGGGAGTTCGGGTTCCCACGGGGTTTGCCACGACGGCTTATGCCTTTCGCTACTTCATGGAAAAAGCAGGGCTGAAAAATCGTCTGCATCGACTTTTGGCGGATTTAGATGTAGAAAATATTCAGAATTTGCAGGAACGGGGCAGACAAGCTCGCAACATGATTCTCAATGCACCGTTTCCCCCGGAGCTAGAGCAGGCAATTATTCAAGCGTATGTGCAGTTGTCAGAGCAGTATGGGGTCGCGGTTGAAACCTGCGAACTGTTAGATGGGGAGGAGTTAGAAGCCTGTCTCAATCGCTATGGCGGAGTTGATGTCGCGGTGCGATCGAGCGCAACTGCCGAAGACTTGCCCGATGCCAGCTTTGCTGGGCAACAAGACACCTACCTCAATATCAACGGCATCAATGGCGTTTTAGAGGCGTGTCGTCGCTGTTTCGCGTCTCTCTTTACCGATCGCGCCATTTCCTATCGCACGATTAAGAACTTTGACCATTTTGAAGTTGCCCTATCGGTCGGTGTCCAAAAAATGGTGCGGTCTGATCTAGCATCGGCTGGTGTCATGTTTTCCATCGATACCGAGAGTGGGTTCAAGAATGCGGCATTGATTACGGCTGCCTACGGGTTAGGGGAAAACGTTGTACAAGGGGTCGTGAATCCCGATGAATATATCGTGTTCAAACCAACGCTCCAGCAAGGATTTCGTCCTATTTTGGAGAAGCGATTGGGCAGTAAGGAAATCAAAATGGTGTACGACGTGAGCGGCGGACGGTCTACCACCAACATTCCCGTTGCAAAGGCAGATCAGGGCAAGTATGCTCTCAGCGATGACGAAATTCTGCAATTGGCGGAGTGGGCATGCATTATTGAAAATCACTACTCCGATGTGCAGGGCACCTACAGCCCGATGGATATTGAATGGGCAAAGGATGGCACGACAGGTGATTTGTTTGTTGTCCAGGCACGCCCTGAAACCGTGCATTCTCAAAAGACAAGCAACGTCTTGCGGACCTATCGGTTGAGCCATGCCTCCAGCGCATCCCTCGCGCCGATTCTCACGGGTCGCGCTGTTGGGGAGATGATCGGTCAGGGCAAAGTTCGCATCATCACTGATATCCGCAGATTGGATGAGTTTCAACAAGGAGAAGTGTTGGTGACGACCCGCACCGACCCTGATTGGGAACCGATTATGAAACGCGCTAGTGCCGTGATCACCAATCAGGGGGGACGTACCTGCCATGCTGCCATTATTGCTAGAGAACTGGGTATTCCGGCGATCGTTGGTTGTGACCATGCCACTGAGATGCTCAAAGACGATCAGGAAGTCACTGTTTCTTGTGCAGAAGGTGAAGAGGGGCGCGTTTACAGTGGATTGTTGCCCTTTGAGATTCAAGAACTCCAACTCGATGCCCTGCCTCGTACTCGCACTAAAGTATTGATGAATGTGGGTAATCCTGACGAAGCGTTTCGACTGGCAGCAATTCCCAATGATGGGGTAGGGTTAGCTCGCACCGAGTTCATCATTGCCAACCACATCAAAGTTCACCCGTTGGCACTCCTGCATTTTAAGGACCTCAAAGATAAAGCTGCGAAGTGGGAAATTAGCCAGTTGGCTAGCCAGTATGAGGAACTCCCAGAATACTTTGTCGATAAACTGGCATCGGGAATCGGCATGTTGGCAGCCGCATTTTATCCTAACCCAGTGGTGGTGCGGATGTCAGATTTGAAAAGCAATGAGTACGCCAATCTAATTGGTGGACGGGAGTTTGAGCCAGAGGAAGAAAACCCCATGATGGGCTGGCGAGGGGCGGCGCGATACTATGACCCGAAATATCAGGCGGCATTTGGGCTGGAGTGCCGAGCCTTTAAGCGTGTCCGTGAAGAGATGGGGTTGATGAATGTGATTCCAATGATTCCGTTTTGTAGGACTCCGGCGGAAGGGCGTAAAGTGTTGGAAGAGATGGCAAAACACGGACTGGTTCGCGGAGAAAATGGGCTGCAAGTCTATGTGATGTGTGAATTGCCCAGTAATGTTGAGCTTGCCGATCGCTTTAGTGAAGTGTTTGATGGCTTTTCCATTGGCTCTAACGATCTGACGCAGTTAACATTAGGCTTGGATCGCGATTCTGCCTTAGTGTCTCATTTGTTTGACGAACGCGATGAAGCCGTGAAACGCAAACTGGCACGGGTAATCGCCACCGCAAAACAGTTCAATCGTAAGATTGGCATCTGTGGTCAAGCTCCCAGTGACTATCCGGAGTTTGCGGAATTTTTGGTGGAACAGGGGATTGACTCAATCAGCCTAAACCCAGACTCGGTCTTGAAAACGCTATTGGCGATCGCTCAAACAGAAGCAGCTCTGGAACGCCCCTAA
- a CDS encoding PTS fructose-like transporter subunit IIB — protein MKTIKKIVAVTACPTGIAHTFMAAEALRKTAEVMGYDMKVETQGAEGVKTPLSDQDIAEADLAIIAADIHADPARFAGKPVYATSTSNAIRNTGAVIEAAIAEAQQTDLETITPTPDPVPVAAAATPSGATKHLVGITSCPTGIAHTFMAAEALRKAATELGHDMKVETQGSVGAKNQLTSEDIAQADAVVIAADTHVDLSRFAGKRVYETSTKQALKAGKTIINEALAMPEPAPQTASNGSGDDGRGDYLQSVQRAKTEQNARRSGPYRHLLTGVSYMLPVIVAGGLIIALSFVFGLEPEEGSIGAALMQIGGASAFALIVPVLSGFIAFSIADRPGLAPGLIGGMLAANLGMGFLGGILSGFLAGYIALFVRDKIKLPANLEGLKPVLVIPLLSTLAVGLLLVYVFGTPVKAILDGLTAFLQGMGQTNAVILGLILGGMMAVDMGGPVNKAAYTFAVGLLASNVFAPMAAVMAAGMTPPLGLALATLLAKRQFTHEEREAGRVATVLGISFITEGAIPFAAKDPIRVLPACILGSAAAGALSMLFGCTLRAPHGGIFVLAIPNAVSQGGLYVVAIAVGTLVTALAITQFKRWQPKANQPVVEEA, from the coding sequence ATGAAAACCATCAAAAAAATTGTGGCAGTCACTGCCTGCCCCACTGGAATTGCCCACACCTTCATGGCAGCGGAAGCCCTGCGAAAAACCGCAGAGGTCATGGGGTACGACATGAAAGTTGAAACCCAAGGGGCTGAAGGAGTCAAAACCCCTCTGTCAGACCAGGATATTGCGGAAGCCGATCTCGCCATCATTGCAGCCGATATTCACGCTGACCCTGCTCGATTTGCGGGTAAGCCCGTGTATGCCACCTCCACGAGCAACGCCATCCGCAACACCGGAGCCGTCATTGAGGCAGCCATTGCCGAAGCACAACAAACCGACCTGGAAACCATTACACCGACTCCCGATCCTGTTCCTGTCGCCGCTGCTGCCACTCCATCGGGTGCGACTAAGCATCTCGTGGGCATTACCTCCTGCCCCACTGGAATTGCTCACACCTTCATGGCAGCAGAAGCCTTGCGCAAGGCAGCCACTGAACTGGGACACGACATGAAGGTAGAAACTCAGGGGTCAGTAGGAGCCAAAAACCAATTGACCTCTGAAGATATTGCTCAAGCGGATGCGGTAGTAATTGCAGCGGATACGCACGTTGATTTGTCGCGATTTGCCGGAAAGCGGGTTTACGAAACCTCGACTAAACAGGCGTTAAAAGCAGGCAAAACCATCATTAATGAAGCTCTGGCAATGCCTGAACCAGCCCCTCAAACCGCCTCAAATGGCAGTGGTGACGACGGCAGAGGCGATTATCTACAATCGGTGCAACGTGCCAAAACCGAACAAAACGCAAGGCGATCGGGACCCTATCGGCACCTGTTAACTGGCGTATCTTACATGTTGCCTGTCATCGTTGCAGGGGGTTTAATTATTGCTCTCTCCTTTGTATTTGGGCTGGAGCCAGAAGAAGGTTCTATTGGCGCAGCATTAATGCAAATTGGTGGAGCGTCTGCCTTTGCCCTGATCGTGCCAGTGCTTTCTGGATTCATTGCCTTCTCCATTGCCGATCGCCCCGGTTTAGCTCCTGGGTTAATCGGTGGGATGCTGGCAGCTAACTTGGGTATGGGCTTTCTCGGTGGTATTCTCTCTGGCTTTTTAGCGGGATACATCGCCCTATTTGTGCGCGACAAAATCAAATTGCCTGCCAACCTGGAGGGACTGAAACCCGTTCTGGTCATTCCCCTGTTGTCCACATTAGCCGTAGGTTTGCTGCTGGTCTACGTGTTTGGTACTCCAGTGAAAGCCATCCTGGATGGATTAACAGCATTTTTGCAAGGCATGGGTCAAACCAATGCCGTCATTCTCGGTTTGATCTTGGGTGGCATGATGGCAGTAGACATGGGGGGTCCAGTCAACAAAGCAGCATACACCTTTGCGGTGGGCTTGTTAGCCAGTAATGTGTTTGCGCCGATGGCGGCGGTGATGGCAGCAGGTATGACTCCTCCTCTGGGGCTAGCATTAGCCACTCTGTTAGCTAAACGCCAGTTCACTCACGAAGAGCGAGAAGCCGGACGGGTCGCCACCGTACTCGGTATCTCCTTCATCACCGAAGGGGCGATTCCTTTTGCGGCAAAAGATCCAATTCGCGTCCTACCTGCCTGTATTTTGGGGTCAGCCGCAGCCGGAGCACTCTCGATGCTATTTGGTTGTACATTGCGTGCTCCCCATGGTGGCATTTTTGTTCTGGCAATTCCCAATGCGGTGAGCCAGGGGGGATTGTATGTTGTGGCGATCGCAGTTGGCACGTTAGTTACAGCTCTGGCAATCACCCAATTCAAACGTTGGCAACCCAAAGCGAACCAACCAGTTGTAGAAGAAGCGTAA
- the pfkB gene encoding 1-phosphofructokinase, with product MHPNIATITLNPAIDHTASIPYFQAGAVNRVEWEQIDPGGKGVNVASFLTDFGFSVTVSGFLGKDNADLFHQFFAQKQIQNQFVAIAGKTRVNVKIIDAAQHQVTDINFPGQTPAEADVADLYGAIANLAQTCDWFVLSGSIPAGLSPNIYGKLVAQLKAQGKTVVLDASGEGLRQAVPFAPYAIKPNIDELQELIGHSLSKGAMESSPPDAVIAQAAQTLVTQGIHTVVVSMGARGAIFAEADQTLLARPPRIEVVSTVGAGDAMVSGLITGKLRGLALADCARLATAFSIGALSQVGPRLPPIQTVESFIDTVEIQPL from the coding sequence ATGCATCCCAACATTGCTACGATTACCCTCAATCCGGCGATCGACCACACTGCCTCTATTCCCTATTTCCAGGCGGGTGCTGTCAACCGGGTCGAGTGGGAGCAGATTGACCCCGGCGGCAAAGGGGTCAACGTTGCCTCATTTCTCACCGATTTTGGCTTTTCTGTCACCGTTTCCGGGTTTTTAGGGAAGGACAACGCCGATCTGTTTCACCAGTTCTTCGCACAAAAGCAGATTCAGAATCAATTTGTGGCGATCGCGGGTAAGACACGGGTTAATGTCAAAATCATTGACGCCGCGCAACATCAGGTCACAGATATTAACTTTCCGGGGCAGACGCCAGCGGAAGCCGATGTGGCCGATCTGTATGGGGCGATCGCCAATTTGGCGCAGACCTGTGACTGGTTTGTACTGTCGGGCAGCATTCCCGCTGGTTTATCGCCCAACATCTATGGCAAGTTGGTGGCTCAACTCAAAGCCCAGGGCAAAACTGTGGTGCTAGATGCCAGTGGCGAGGGGTTGCGGCAAGCCGTTCCCTTTGCGCCCTACGCCATCAAACCCAATATTGACGAACTTCAGGAGTTAATTGGGCATTCCCTTAGCAAAGGGGCAATGGAAAGTAGCCCTCCCGATGCGGTCATCGCTCAAGCCGCTCAAACCCTTGTCACTCAGGGAATTCACACCGTTGTCGTGTCAATGGGAGCCAGAGGAGCCATCTTTGCAGAGGCAGACCAAACGCTGCTGGCTCGTCCTCCTCGCATTGAAGTTGTGAGCACAGTCGGTGCAGGGGATGCGATGGTGTCCGGTCTAATCACAGGCAAGCTTCGGGGATTGGCTCTGGCTGATTGTGCGCGACTGGCGACTGCCTTCTCCATTGGGGCACTGAGCCAGGTAGGACCGCGACTTCCTCCGATTCAAACCGTTGAATCCTTTATAGACACCGTTGAAATTCAACCTTTGTAA
- the ptsP gene encoding phosphoenolpyruvate--protein phosphotransferase: MINLTKNNIKIRAAATNKADAISQVGQLLVENGNMQPGYITSMMEREKVAHTYLGNGIAIPHGLPKDRDLILETGISVVQIPQGVEWNPGEQVYLVVGIAAKSDEHLEILSNLTHVLDDEPTLKRLAQTTNPDDIIACLTNQSTNGNGHGVEAISSDFANGIDVVIPGTVGLHARPATVLVNAAKAFESDIQIRYGNQTANAKSLVSLLKLGVAGGQTVRLMAQGRDEAAALASLQREIEAGLGEEAEETTPIALGHSLTFESSAIPGIAASPGLAIAPIFQLKRGKIVFEATAVDPQAEETRLRQAVETAKVQLQELYDDVKSRSGTGKAAIFLAHQEFLNDPELLTEAIAQLQDKRSAAWVWQQAYEQRAHGLEQLHDPLLAGRASDLRDVGRRVLRLLADRVEDESSLPKSPTILIAEDLTPSDTAGLDPTLILGFCTAYGGPTSHSAIIARSLGIPAIVGAGPAVLNLSNSTRCILDGESGNLYPNPTQADLEVARTAQQDLQALRETEQLARFQPAIMTDGHRVEVVANIGAAAEAEQAVNAGAEGVGLLRTEFLFLQRSHPPSEDEQFAAYSRMTKALNGLPLIVRTLDIGGDKAVPYLNLPAEDNPFLGVRGIRLCLQRPDLFRPQLRAIYRTAQMGAVKIMFPMIATLEELQAAKAMAEETRLEIGAPVVEIGMMIEVPSAVLMAEEFAQEVDFFSIGTNDLTQYVLAMDRGHPALAKQADGLHPAVLRMIDHTVKAASAAGKWVGVCGGMAGDPKGAAILAGLGVHELSISIPSVAAVKAKLRSLSHAQTQDLATRALKCRNAQAVRALT, encoded by the coding sequence ATGATTAATCTGACCAAAAACAACATCAAAATAAGAGCAGCAGCGACTAATAAAGCAGATGCTATTTCACAAGTGGGTCAGTTGTTGGTTGAAAACGGCAATATGCAGCCGGGCTATATCACCAGCATGATGGAACGGGAAAAAGTCGCTCACACTTATTTGGGGAACGGTATTGCCATTCCCCACGGATTGCCAAAGGATCGAGATTTGATCCTGGAAACGGGTATCTCTGTCGTGCAGATTCCACAGGGTGTGGAGTGGAATCCAGGTGAGCAAGTTTACCTCGTCGTGGGGATTGCTGCTAAGTCAGATGAGCACCTGGAGATTCTCTCAAACCTGACTCATGTGTTAGACGATGAGCCGACGCTGAAACGGTTAGCCCAGACCACCAATCCCGATGACATCATTGCCTGTCTGACCAACCAATCAACCAATGGCAACGGTCATGGCGTAGAGGCAATTTCTTCTGACTTTGCTAACGGGATCGATGTGGTGATTCCTGGGACAGTAGGGCTACACGCTCGTCCAGCCACGGTGTTAGTTAATGCTGCCAAAGCGTTTGAGTCGGATATTCAAATCCGCTATGGCAATCAAACCGCCAATGCCAAAAGTTTAGTTTCTCTGCTCAAATTAGGGGTTGCAGGTGGGCAAACCGTTCGTTTGATGGCGCAAGGGAGAGATGAAGCGGCAGCGTTGGCAAGTTTGCAACGGGAAATCGAAGCAGGGTTGGGTGAGGAAGCCGAGGAAACAACTCCGATCGCCCTGGGACATTCACTCACGTTTGAATCTTCTGCGATTCCGGGTATTGCTGCCTCACCGGGATTGGCGATCGCCCCCATTTTTCAACTCAAGCGCGGCAAGATCGTGTTTGAAGCCACAGCAGTTGATCCACAAGCAGAAGAAACACGACTGCGACAGGCGGTGGAAACCGCAAAGGTGCAACTACAAGAACTGTATGACGATGTCAAATCGCGATCAGGCACAGGTAAGGCGGCGATCTTTTTAGCCCACCAGGAATTTTTGAATGACCCAGAATTACTGACCGAGGCGATCGCTCAGTTGCAAGATAAACGCAGCGCAGCATGGGTGTGGCAACAAGCCTATGAACAGCGCGCCCATGGGCTGGAACAATTGCACGATCCTCTCCTGGCAGGTCGAGCCAGCGATTTGCGCGATGTCGGTCGGCGGGTGTTGCGCCTGTTAGCAGACCGGGTGGAGGATGAATCCAGCCTGCCCAAGTCTCCGACCATTTTAATTGCAGAGGATTTGACCCCATCCGACACCGCCGGACTCGACCCGACTCTGATTCTGGGCTTTTGTACAGCTTATGGTGGTCCCACCTCGCACAGTGCTATCATTGCGCGATCGCTTGGCATTCCGGCGATCGTGGGGGCGGGTCCAGCCGTGCTCAACCTCAGCAACAGTACACGCTGCATTTTGGATGGCGAAAGTGGCAACCTCTATCCCAATCCCACGCAAGCCGACCTGGAGGTTGCCCGAACTGCTCAGCAAGACCTGCAAGCCTTACGAGAAACAGAGCAATTAGCCCGGTTCCAACCCGCGATTATGACTGACGGACACCGGGTTGAGGTGGTCGCTAACATTGGGGCGGCAGCGGAAGCCGAACAGGCGGTGAATGCTGGAGCCGAAGGGGTGGGGCTACTGCGTACAGAATTTCTGTTTTTGCAGCGATCGCACCCTCCCTCCGAGGACGAACAGTTTGCTGCCTATTCCCGGATGACGAAGGCGTTGAACGGATTGCCCTTGATTGTTCGGACGCTAGACATCGGTGGGGATAAAGCCGTTCCCTATTTGAACTTGCCTGCTGAAGACAATCCTTTCCTGGGCGTTCGAGGAATTCGCCTCTGTCTCCAGCGTCCAGACCTGTTTCGACCGCAACTGCGAGCAATCTATCGCACGGCTCAAATGGGTGCTGTCAAAATCATGTTTCCCATGATTGCGACTCTGGAGGAATTGCAAGCTGCAAAAGCCATGGCAGAAGAAACCCGGTTAGAAATCGGCGCACCCGTTGTTGAGATTGGCATGATGATCGAGGTTCCCTCAGCGGTGTTGATGGCAGAGGAGTTTGCCCAGGAGGTAGATTTCTTCTCGATTGGCACAAACGATCTGACACAATACGTCCTGGCGATGGATCGCGGACATCCTGCCCTGGCAAAACAAGCCGACGGATTGCATCCGGCAGTGTTGCGCATGATCGATCACACGGTCAAAGCCGCCAGCGCAGCGGGCAAGTGGGTCGGCGTTTGTGGTGGCATGGCAGGCGACCCCAAAGGAGCAGCCATCTTGGCTGGGTTGGGCGTTCACGAACTCAGCATTAGCATCCCCAGTGTGGCAGCAGTGAAAGCGAAATTGCGGAGCCTCTCCCACGCACAGACGCAAGATCTGGCAACACGAGCTTTGAAATGTCGCAATGCTCAAGCGGTTCGCGCTTTGACCTGA
- a CDS encoding ATP-dependent Clp protease ATP-binding subunit has product MFEYFTEKAIAAVMFAQEEARRLGHNFVGTEQILLGLIRAEGSIAATVLAELGITLAATRAEVEKIVGRGSGFVPAEIPFTPKTKRVFEQAFQEARQLDTRYVGPEHLLLSLVQEGESVAVKILENLKIDPADVRKRIIQAVGETTPVAAGRTATRPTGDRSKRRTKMLDEFGTNLTQRAIEGKLDPMVGRERELERVVQILGRRTKNNPVLVGEPGVGKTAIAEGLAQRIVNQEVPDILQDKQVYSLDMGSLLAGTRFRGDFEERITQIMDEVRQSTNIILVIDEIHTLIGAGSIEGGTDAANLLKPALARGELQCIGATTLDEYRKHIERDAALERRFQPVMVGEPTVEETIDILRGLRDRYEHHHMLVITDEALEAAAKLSDRYISDRFLPDKAIDLIDEAGSLVRFRHAQKSPTKDLKRELRQVTAEKNAAVQAQDFDKAGQLRDRELELEAKLKAAQENQNTSTYGSAEGTEVSSSAPMVTAEDIAQVVSSWTSIPVNKLSESESILLMHLEDTLHQRVIGQDEAVVAVSRAIRRARVGLGNPDRPIASLLFSGPTGVGKTELAKALAASIFGSEEAMIRLDMSEYMESHTVSKLIGSPPGYVGYDEGGQLTEMVRRKPYTVVLLDEIEKAHPDVFNMLLQLLEDGRLTDSRGRTVSFKNTLLIMTSNIGSKVIEKGGGGLGFELSGDDADTSQYTRIRNLVNEELKHYFRPEFLNRLDEIIVFRQLKRDEVKQIADLMIHDAASRLNEQAITLEVSEAFKERVVAEGFNPSYGARPLRRAIARLLEDSLADAILSGQVSAGQTAIVDVDDDGQIRVVRKDAPTLAAIAS; this is encoded by the coding sequence ATGTTTGAGTATTTCACTGAAAAGGCGATCGCCGCTGTCATGTTTGCCCAGGAAGAGGCTCGCCGTTTAGGACACAATTTTGTCGGCACCGAGCAGATTCTATTGGGGTTAATTCGGGCAGAAGGCAGCATTGCGGCGACTGTCCTTGCTGAATTGGGTATTACCTTAGCCGCGACACGGGCTGAAGTTGAGAAAATCGTTGGTCGGGGGTCGGGCTTCGTTCCGGCAGAGATTCCCTTTACCCCCAAAACCAAGCGTGTCTTTGAGCAAGCCTTTCAAGAAGCTCGTCAGCTTGACACTCGCTACGTTGGTCCAGAGCACCTGTTGTTGAGCTTAGTCCAGGAAGGCGAAAGCGTTGCCGTCAAAATTCTGGAGAATCTGAAAATTGATCCGGCTGATGTTCGCAAACGCATCATTCAGGCAGTGGGTGAAACGACCCCTGTTGCCGCCGGGAGAACTGCCACTCGACCCACAGGCGATCGCTCCAAGCGGCGCACCAAGATGCTGGATGAGTTTGGCACTAACCTGACTCAGCGTGCCATCGAAGGCAAACTTGACCCGATGGTAGGACGGGAGCGCGAGCTAGAGCGCGTCGTACAAATCCTCGGTCGTCGTACCAAAAACAACCCTGTGTTGGTCGGTGAACCGGGTGTCGGTAAAACGGCGATCGCTGAAGGTTTGGCGCAGCGCATTGTGAACCAGGAAGTGCCCGATATTCTGCAAGATAAGCAGGTCTACAGCCTTGACATGGGTTCCTTACTGGCTGGAACTCGCTTCCGGGGTGACTTTGAAGAGCGCATTACCCAGATCATGGATGAGGTGCGCCAATCCACCAATATCATTCTGGTGATTGATGAGATTCATACCCTGATTGGGGCTGGCTCCATTGAGGGGGGCACGGATGCTGCCAACTTGCTCAAGCCCGCATTGGCACGCGGCGAATTGCAATGCATCGGGGCAACCACCCTGGATGAATATCGCAAACACATCGAGCGCGATGCAGCTCTGGAACGACGCTTCCAGCCTGTCATGGTGGGTGAACCAACCGTAGAAGAGACGATTGATATCCTGCGGGGATTGCGCGATCGCTACGAACATCACCACATGCTGGTGATTACAGACGAAGCGTTAGAGGCTGCTGCCAAGCTGTCTGACCGTTACATCAGCGATCGCTTCTTGCCTGACAAAGCCATTGACTTGATTGACGAAGCAGGTTCCCTGGTACGGTTCCGTCATGCTCAAAAGTCGCCTACTAAAGACTTGAAGCGGGAGTTGCGGCAGGTAACAGCTGAGAAGAACGCTGCCGTACAGGCTCAAGATTTCGACAAAGCAGGGCAATTGCGCGATCGCGAACTGGAATTGGAAGCCAAACTTAAAGCGGCTCAAGAAAACCAGAACACCTCAACTTACGGTAGTGCAGAAGGAACGGAAGTATCCTCCAGTGCTCCTATGGTCACGGCTGAGGATATTGCCCAGGTGGTTTCTTCCTGGACGAGCATCCCTGTGAACAAGTTGTCGGAGTCTGAATCCATTCTGTTGATGCACCTGGAAGATACGCTGCATCAGCGTGTGATTGGTCAGGATGAAGCTGTGGTCGCCGTGTCTCGCGCCATTCGACGGGCACGAGTCGGCTTGGGCAATCCCGATCGCCCGATCGCCAGCTTGCTGTTCTCCGGTCCGACTGGAGTAGGTAAAACCGAACTTGCAAAAGCTCTGGCTGCCAGCATCTTCGGTTCTGAAGAGGCAATGATCCGGTTGGATATGTCGGAATACATGGAGTCGCACACCGTCTCCAAGCTAATTGGCTCTCCTCCGGGTTATGTGGGCTATGACGAAGGCGGACAACTCACCGAGATGGTGCGCCGTAAGCCCTACACCGTTGTGCTGCTCGATGAAATTGAGAAAGCGCACCCCGATGTCTTCAATATGCTGTTGCAATTGTTAGAAGACGGTCGCCTCACCGATTCTAGAGGTCGCACGGTCAGCTTCAAGAACACGTTGCTGATCATGACCTCCAACATCGGCTCGAAGGTGATTGAGAAAGGTGGTGGTGGATTAGGCTTTGAACTCTCCGGCGATGATGCAGATACGTCGCAGTACACCCGCATTCGCAATCTGGTGAATGAGGAACTGAAGCACTACTTCCGTCCAGAGTTCCTGAACCGATTGGATGAGATCATTGTCTTCCGTCAACTCAAGCGCGACGAAGTGAAGCAAATCGCCGACCTGATGATTCACGATGCGGCAAGTCGCTTGAACGAACAGGCAATCACCCTCGAAGTCAGCGAAGCCTTCAAGGAGCGGGTTGTGGCAGAAGGCTTCAACCCCAGCTATGGGGCACGTCCTCTGCGTCGGGCGATCGCTCGTCTCCTCGAAGACTCTCTGGCAGATGCCATCCTGTCGGGTCAGGTGAGTGCAGGTCAAACGGCAATTGTAGATGTGGATGACGATGGTCAGATCCGCGTTGTCCGCAAGGATGCACCGACTCTGGCTGCGATCGCTTCTTAA
- a CDS encoding DUF1517 domain-containing protein encodes MANSWRDRFNRLSGQNRFAVCRILLHLSAQEVAPLLGLLNRKSQEAIASEGDLRTLGEGLVDICQTLLQYDLYWRSASNEGDVFWNEEDAADYLAELFTDSAERYGDAIEDSAGDASNDLLTLPVTQHLVVMLTVAYEGESPELETDLADMSALKTGLKALINLHYQDRLRAIQVHFSPAQLGDVLTADQLLLNFPELVPL; translated from the coding sequence ATGGCAAATTCCTGGCGCGATCGCTTCAATCGTTTGAGTGGTCAGAATCGATTTGCGGTCTGTCGAATTCTTTTGCACTTGTCGGCTCAAGAAGTGGCTCCCTTACTGGGTCTGCTCAATCGCAAATCGCAAGAGGCGATCGCTTCAGAGGGTGATTTGCGGACGTTGGGTGAGGGTTTGGTAGATATCTGTCAAACTCTATTGCAGTACGATTTGTATTGGCGATCGGCGTCCAATGAAGGAGATGTTTTTTGGAATGAAGAGGACGCAGCCGATTATCTCGCAGAACTTTTTACTGACTCTGCTGAACGCTATGGAGATGCGATCGAAGATTCAGCAGGTGATGCATCCAATGATCTGTTAACGTTACCCGTTACTCAACATCTAGTGGTGATGTTGACTGTCGCGTATGAAGGTGAATCACCTGAACTTGAAACTGACTTGGCGGATATGAGTGCTCTCAAGACAGGACTCAAAGCACTTATTAATTTGCACTATCAAGATCGTTTGCGCGCCATTCAAGTGCATTTCTCTCCGGCTCAGTTAGGCGATGTATTAACTGCCGATCAACTTCTGCTGAACTTTCCTGAATTGGTTCCGCTCTAA